Proteins encoded within one genomic window of Anopheles gambiae chromosome 3, idAnoGambNW_F1_1, whole genome shotgun sequence:
- the LOC133393687 gene encoding uncharacterized protein LOC133393687 isoform X2, translating to MEAPAKKTKLDTENVPNATASQSVSSSYHGMFYHLRLGMVILLHSYNLHRKGTLPHLSITMEDCEAGKFDDIVIRYASSTTPKGTIYIQAKHKLSSENTKPLTEGDFFTKKASSTPFSIPMYFRSYLDHYRPVSSGSHAYLLCTNATIDDKMMQYFTQRHYDNLLTERCKYYKLVKLA from the exons ATGGAAGCACCagcaaaaaagacaaaattaGACACTGAAAATGTCCCAAATGCAACTGCCAGCCAGAGCGTTAGCTCTTCCTATCACGGGATGTTCTACCATCTACGGCTCGGAATGGTGATACTGCTGCACTCGTACAATCTTCATCGTAAAGGAACGCTGCCCCACCTCAGCATCACCATGGAAGACTGTGAGGCGGGCAAGTTTGATGACATAGTGATCCGCTACGCGTCATCCACCACCCCGAAAGGTACCATTTACATCCAGGCCAAGCATAAACTCTCCTCGGAAAACACGAAACCACTCACGGAAGGAGATTTCTTCACGAAAAAGGCCTCCAGCACTCCGTTCTCCATTCCCATGTACTTTCGATCGTATCTGGACCACTATCGGCCCGTTTCCAGTGGTTCGCATGCGTACTTACTCTGCACCAATGCAACGATCGATGATAAGATGATGCAATATTTCACCCAGCGACACTATGAT AATTTGTTGACAGAAAGATGCAAATACTACAAATTGGTAAAACTGGCCTAA
- the LOC133393687 gene encoding uncharacterized protein LOC133393687 isoform X1: MEAPAKKTKLDTENVPNATASQSVSSSYHGMFYHLRLGMVILLHSYNLHRKGTLPHLSITMEDCEAGKFDDIVIRYASSTTPKGTIYIQAKHKLSSENTKPLTEGDFFTKKASSTPFSIPMYFRSYLDHYRPVSSGSHAYLLCTNATIDDKMMQYFTQRHYDVSDILSFCDLINATCYSFKREGKFAALFKDLRRVSLEKLGKLLATHAKTGEEINSNDTLIRFYHNLIAMSVERVTSSVFTFKREFWTAHDATPMGRLRIIVEREYGKLPQNKPKEEAIQLTISNAFIDIPNTATNTGSVDQFCFEQIDRIIHQFCDEFLLVCGSKSESNLLSDAHELIPSWVRDRKGTFENLQTLLLEALRGEGSSTITLKQLKEKYIEVNANESFNMLRVLTQEHFQSVRNEYPFIELQEDCLKDSSLYRFICNSSSLDVHCFFSKNNVNVSSIIIAQASALRQYDCLFVNASSSQVKGNIREIVRDVMEFLFDVDLTSRYIFVIYGQPALEDIRAVQRHSSKYKIKSILVQQLTEDNLNADRFFVRDLTEEANERLLKLHKHFTIFGTTITFNRAVRDDDTLSFLCGVLERCSETDEQKNEYCNNKSFENISKWYISRSIAYYGERSSIPVLQEERIELEYPSDLQVIPFDRFSLESSTGLTHLNSAITLPSDAHLCPEELKPNNEAKVHIILDDAGYGKSTFFIALASHLSNDKPSPFVIRMIALSYSADFARLKTAADPSRMDDTAIVRILYRLIHLTLCVSNVNAQSVRDTDSIRERADEAARLFTISEGKVVLDKDQISSSKLAVEELLELRLFAEKFNEKQLLLLLDGFDEIAPHYKQLAIKFLSRLAGVDGIGKLYLSSRPYDFKAEMEQAFPSCKIHQLEPFAMRDELRFVHNYLTSELEAYKRCEERDRITVVAILYDRLMESISELKSIPLFLHMGARMLLPVVRQHVNFEQRTISHAIFNPTNNDQLRMITEFVDRKMQILQIGKTGLTDTVTYNAAQIIKNEEARQQLKRRHLLLALVVMFDKDDRATLLSNKEQLEVARCLQKLAESNEKTGIVLGVRDDVPQFSHRIFAEYFAACWLHEHKHRAECVSFRQSESYRKRELSRVREFFDRMIQIG; this comes from the coding sequence ATGGAAGCACCagcaaaaaagacaaaattaGACACTGAAAATGTCCCAAATGCAACTGCCAGCCAGAGCGTTAGCTCTTCCTATCACGGGATGTTCTACCATCTACGGCTCGGAATGGTGATACTGCTGCACTCGTACAATCTTCATCGTAAAGGAACGCTGCCCCACCTCAGCATCACCATGGAAGACTGTGAGGCGGGCAAGTTTGATGACATAGTGATCCGCTACGCGTCATCCACCACCCCGAAAGGTACCATTTACATCCAGGCCAAGCATAAACTCTCCTCGGAAAACACGAAACCACTCACGGAAGGAGATTTCTTCACGAAAAAGGCCTCCAGCACTCCGTTCTCCATTCCCATGTACTTTCGATCGTATCTGGACCACTATCGGCCCGTTTCCAGTGGTTCGCATGCGTACTTACTCTGCACCAATGCAACGATCGATGATAAGATGATGCAATATTTCACCCAGCGACACTATGATGTGAGTGATATTCTATCATTTTGTGATTTGATTAACGCTACATGCTATTCCTTCAAGCGAGAAGGCAAGTTCGCCGCACTGTTTAAAGATCTGCGAAGAGTCAGTTTGGAAAAGCTTGGCAAACTGCTCGCGACTCACGCCAAAACTGGTGAGGAAATCAATTCAAACGACACACTCATTAGGTTCTACCATAACTTAATTGCAATGTCGGTGGAACGGGTCACGTCGAGCGTGTTCACATTCAAGCGTGAGTTTTGGACAGCACACGATGCCACGCCCATGGGAAGGCTTCGCATCATCGTTGAGCGAGAGTACGGAAAGCTGCCTCAAAATAAGCCCAAAGAAGAAGCGATACAGTTAACGATTTCAAACGCTTTCATTGATATCCCTAACACCGCTACAAACACTGGCTCTGTGGATCAGTTTTGCTTTGAGCAAATCGATCGAATAATCCACCAATTTTGTGACGAGTTCCTGTTGGTGTGTGGATCGAAAAGCGAATCGAATCTGCTAAGCGACGCTCACGAACTGATACCCAGCTGGGTGCGCGATCGAAAGGGAACATTTGAAAATCTGCAAACCCTGCTGCTGGAAGCACTCCGAGGGGAAGGATCGAGCACGATCACGCTGAAGCAGCTCAAAGAAAAGTACATCGAAGTAAATGCGAACGAAAGCTTCAACATGCTGCGAGTACTGACACAAGAACACTTTCAATCAGTGCGCAATGAATATCCATTTATCGAATTACAGGAAGATTGTCTGAAAGACTCTTCGCTCTATCGATTTATCTGTAACAGTTCGTCGCTTGATGTTCATTGCttttttagcaaaaacaaCGTTAATGTCAGTTCAATAATTATTGCACAAGCTTCAGCCCTCCGACAGTatgattgtttatttgtaaacgCTTCATCAAGCCAAGTGAAAGGAAACATTCGTGAGATCGTTCGTGATGTGATGGAGTTcttatttgatgttgatctcACATCACGTTACATTTTTGTCATTTATGGTCAACCAGCCCTAGAAGATATTCGTGCAGTCCAGAGACATTCAAGTAAATACAAAATTAAGTCCATTCTCGTTCAACAACTAACCGAGGACAATTTAAACGCAGATCGTTTCTTCGTTCGTGATCTTACGGAGGAAGCAAACGAACGGTTGTTAAAACTGCATAAACATTTCACGATTTTTGGAACAACTATCACTTTCAATAGGGCTGTACGAGACGATGATACAttaagttttttgtgtggagtgTTGGAAAGGTGTAGCGAAACGGATGAGcaaaagaatgaatattgcAACAATAAGAGCTTTGAAAACATCAGCAAATGGTACATTTCCCGTTCTATTGCATATTATGGAGAACGTAGCAGTATACCTGTATTACAAGAAGAAAGAATCGAATTAGAATATCCATCAGATCTTCAAGTAATACCGTTTGATAGATTTTCATTAGAGTCTTCAACCGGTTTGACGCACTTAAACTCTGCCATTACCTTGCCTAGCGACGCTCACCTCTGTCCTGAAGAGCTAAAGCCCAACAATGAAGCGAAAGTGCACATAATCCTAGATGACGCTGGGTACGGAAAATCCACCTTCTTTATTGCACTAGCGTCTCATCTATCGAATGATAAGCCATCGCCGTTTGTCATACGCATGATCGCTTTGAGCTATAGTGCCGATTTTGCTCGCCTTAAGACGGCCGCCGACCCCAGCAGGATGGATGACACAGCCATCGTGAGAATCCTGTACCGGCTTATCCATTTGACACTGTGTGTGAGCAATGTTAACGCACAATCAGTAAGAGATACCGATAGCATAAGAGAGCGGGCTGATGAAGCCGCCCGCCTGTTTACGATCTCAGAAGGTAAAGTTGTGCTCGATAAAGATCAAATTAGCTCATCCAAACTAGCCGTAGAAGAGCTGCTAGAGTTGCGATTGTTTGCAGAGAAGTTTAATGAAAAACAGCTTCTACTCCTGCTGGATGGGTTTGATGAGATTGCTCCACATTATAAGCAGCTTGCAATCAAGTTCTTGTCACGGCTCGCAGGTGTGGATGGCATTGGAAAGCTTTACCTTTCCTCCAGACCGTACGATTTCAAAGCTGAGATGGAGCAAGCTTTTCCCAGTTGTAAAATACACCAGCTAGAACCGTTTGCAATGCGCGATGAATTAAGATTTGTGCACAATTATTTGACTAGCGAACTTGAAGCTTACAAACGGTGCGAGGAAAGGGATCGCATAACGGTTGTAGCGATTTTGTACGATCGCTTAATGGAAAGTATTAGTGAGCTGAAATCTATTCCTCTGTTTCTTCACATGGGAGCAAGAATGCTATTGCCTGTAGTTAGACAGCACGTTAATTTTGAACAACGTACAATTTCACATGCAATCTTCAACCCAACTAACAACGATCAATTACGAATGATTACAGAATTTGTTGACAGAAAGATGCAAATACTACAAATTGGTAAAACTGGCCTAACCGACACTGTTACGTATAATGCAGCGCAGATTATTAAAAACGAGGAAGCTCGCCAACAGTTGAAGCGAAGACATTTGCTTTTAGCGCTGGTTGTGATGTTCGACAAGGACGACAGAGCTACGTTGCTGTCGAACAAGGAACAGCTAGAGGTCGCTCGATGTCTTCAAAAGCTAGCTGAAAGCAATGAGAAGACAGGAATCGTACTAGGAGTGCGGGATGATGTGCCCCAATTTTCGCATCGAATCTTTGCGGAGTACTTTGCGGCGTGCTGGTTACACGAACACAAGCATCGAGCGGAGTGTGTAAGCTTTCGTCAGTCGGAGTCGTACCGTAAGCGTGAGCTGAGCCGGGTGAGGGAATTTTTCGATCGGATGATTCAAATCGGGTAA